In Tachysurus fulvidraco isolate hzauxx_2018 chromosome 25, HZAU_PFXX_2.0, whole genome shotgun sequence, the following proteins share a genomic window:
- the cd226 gene encoding CD226 antigen isoform X1 — protein sequence MMEAVQKENWYFVALLISLSFIKVSEELQVPGSIVQLQDGMLLDCSCPWSGNLIMVSWTKDVKSAPLAIFHPEYGVNFDAAYDGRVEFINASALDGSIRIMNVTEKDEGVYHCSVQTFPQGSWTKDTLVQKQVATPVFYHNPSTKFLHVSESEDVTIRCSQNDTVYSVSMEKMEGADGGISLLAVCKMSDDGVELSENLHSGVVNCSDAMEMELHLNNVNQHDGGNYRCNFSTHGEVSSRIIQLMVVSSPKGLGWYIYTAAGGAIALVLMSVALLFTWRSRRKVRRLEYRPHIQTTKRELSYSSEQGRVYDRMKKTTRNQRKNNPIYMNLPSKKEQKKGRR from the exons ATGATGGAGGCTGTACAAAAGGAAAACTGGTACTTCGTGGCACTTCTGATTTCACTCTCTTTTATCAAAG TCTCGGAGGAGCTGCAGGTTCCAGGCAGCATAGTGCAGCTTCAGGATGGGATGTTGTTGGATTGCTCATGTCCCTGGAGCGGTAACCTCATCATGGTGTCATGGACTAAAGATGTCAAGTCGGCTCCACTTGCCATTTTTCACCCTGAGTACGGCGTCAATTTTGACGCTGCTTATGACGGTAGAGTCGAGTTCATCAATGCATCAGCGTTGGACGGCAGCATCAGAATAATGAACGTCACTGAAAAAGATGAGGGTGTGTATCACTGCTCAGTGCAGACCTTTCCTCAAGGGTCATGGACCAAGGATACACTGGTGCAAAAACAAG TGGCGACTCCGGTCTTCTACCACAATCCCAGCACCAAATTTCTTCACGTCTCTGAAAGCGAAGACGTGACCATCAGATGTAGTCAAAACGACACCGTGTACAGTGTCAGCATGGAGAAGATGGAGGGAGCGGATGGAGGGATCAGTCTGTTAGCGGTGTGTAAGATGAGTGACGACGGTGTGGAGCTCAGTGAGAATCTGCACAGTGGAGTCGTGAACTGCAGCGACGCaatggagatggagctgcattTAAACAACGTGAACCAGCACGATGGCGGGAATTATCGCTGTAACTTCAGCACACACGGGGAGGTTTCTAGCAGAATTATCCAGCTCATGGTGGTTTCCAGTCCAAAAG GACTCGGGTGGTATATTTACACTGCAGCAGGAGGAGCGATCGCACTCGTCCTGATGTCCGTCGCTCTTTTGTTCACGTGGAGGAGCAG GAGGAAGGTGAGGAGATTGGAGTACAGGCCCCACATACAAACCACCAAAAGAGAG CTTAGTTACTCTAGCGAGCAAGGCAGAGTGTATGACAGGATGAAAAAGACAACAAGGAACCAAAGAAAGAACAATCCGATATACATGAACCTCCCAAGCAAAAAAGAgcagaagaaaggaagaagatGA
- the cd226 gene encoding CD226 antigen isoform X2, which yields MMEAVQKENWYFVALLISLSFIKVSEELQVPGSIVQLQDGMLLDCSCPWSGNLIMVSWTKDVKSAPLAIFHPEYGVNFDAAYDGRVEFINASALDGSIRIMNVTEKDEGVYHCSVQTFPQGSWTKDTLVQKQVATPVFYHNPSTKFLHVSESEDVTIRCSQNDTVYSVSMEKMEGADGGISLLAVCKMSDDGVELSENLHSGVVNCSDAMEMELHLNNVNQHDGGNYRCNFSTHGEVSSRIIQLMVVSSPKGLGWYIYTAAGGAIALVLMSVALLFTWRSRRKVRRLEYRPHIQTTKREKWRNNL from the exons ATGATGGAGGCTGTACAAAAGGAAAACTGGTACTTCGTGGCACTTCTGATTTCACTCTCTTTTATCAAAG TCTCGGAGGAGCTGCAGGTTCCAGGCAGCATAGTGCAGCTTCAGGATGGGATGTTGTTGGATTGCTCATGTCCCTGGAGCGGTAACCTCATCATGGTGTCATGGACTAAAGATGTCAAGTCGGCTCCACTTGCCATTTTTCACCCTGAGTACGGCGTCAATTTTGACGCTGCTTATGACGGTAGAGTCGAGTTCATCAATGCATCAGCGTTGGACGGCAGCATCAGAATAATGAACGTCACTGAAAAAGATGAGGGTGTGTATCACTGCTCAGTGCAGACCTTTCCTCAAGGGTCATGGACCAAGGATACACTGGTGCAAAAACAAG TGGCGACTCCGGTCTTCTACCACAATCCCAGCACCAAATTTCTTCACGTCTCTGAAAGCGAAGACGTGACCATCAGATGTAGTCAAAACGACACCGTGTACAGTGTCAGCATGGAGAAGATGGAGGGAGCGGATGGAGGGATCAGTCTGTTAGCGGTGTGTAAGATGAGTGACGACGGTGTGGAGCTCAGTGAGAATCTGCACAGTGGAGTCGTGAACTGCAGCGACGCaatggagatggagctgcattTAAACAACGTGAACCAGCACGATGGCGGGAATTATCGCTGTAACTTCAGCACACACGGGGAGGTTTCTAGCAGAATTATCCAGCTCATGGTGGTTTCCAGTCCAAAAG GACTCGGGTGGTATATTTACACTGCAGCAGGAGGAGCGATCGCACTCGTCCTGATGTCCGTCGCTCTTTTGTTCACGTGGAGGAGCAG GAGGAAGGTGAGGAGATTGGAGTACAGGCCCCACATACAAACCACCAAAAGAGAG AAATGGAGAAACAATCTCTGA